In Methanosarcina siciliae T4/M, one genomic interval encodes:
- a CDS encoding DUF1673 domain-containing protein, producing the protein MDVFIKSIKKLMGWCPNARAFETKHSTCPEYLEVDNQSGRKDAGNSPVPSPGWWNKRHNRSLIDSSVFTLFSIYLIGFRGVSPVDERFISGVILGIIFNLSLCIRTWSYLDDIKNSSRQRKIITVSSKEKIIKLINIIIALVILYLLFSQFNWGFVLYLISAFCLIALLYYFKFDFSPMVFLFYLGSPNTVFSSGIAGICLTAFLYYLTDVYWEKRSGKIVLVYDRKMSEICIVNAGAE; encoded by the coding sequence ATGGATGTATTCATAAAAAGTATCAAAAAACTGATGGGATGGTGTCCTAATGCCAGAGCATTTGAAACCAAACATTCCACCTGCCCTGAATATCTGGAAGTTGATAACCAATCCGGGAGAAAAGATGCCGGGAATTCTCCGGTTCCATCTCCCGGCTGGTGGAACAAACGTCATAACAGGTCATTAATAGATTCCTCCGTGTTTACTCTCTTTTCCATATATCTGATCGGATTCCGGGGAGTTAGCCCCGTGGATGAACGTTTCATATCCGGGGTAATTTTAGGAATTATTTTTAACCTGAGCCTCTGTATCCGGACCTGGAGTTATCTGGATGACATAAAGAACTCAAGCAGACAAAGAAAAATTATAACTGTATCGTCAAAAGAGAAAATAATAAAGTTAATAAATATAATAATAGCATTGGTAATACTGTATCTCTTATTTTCACAATTTAACTGGGGATTCGTTTTGTATTTAATCTCTGCTTTTTGTTTGATAGCTTTGTTGTACTACTTTAAGTTTGATTTCTCTCCCATGGTGTTTCTTTTTTACTTAGGTTCGCCCAACACGGTATTTTCATCTGGCATAGCTGGCATTTGTTTGACAGCTTTTCTGTATTACCTTACGGATGTATACTGGGAAAAGAGGAGTGGAAAAATAGTGCTTGTATATGACCGTAAAATGTCAGAGATCTGTATCGTAAATGCGGGAGCGGA
- a CDS encoding DUF1673 domain-containing protein produces the protein MTMTLEYIKKLSGWCPYAKASEIRPQIIPANFEEYDQSRGEKARSPRIWGRFSSLFSRLDVRILLPTLFITPVYLNLLFRKGINAEAFFLGFSLSLLIYLLCWKKQMRHYDALAKKTIVGSSFKKTFFRVFLALILVLILPMFFLSYIPSFLNARSLYSFFAGAWIFMWGSYLQLIYWERKNHMRIYIKSEKGFQKVCAFREKKGEL, from the coding sequence ATGACAATGACCCTTGAATATATTAAAAAACTGAGTGGGTGGTGTCCCTATGCAAAAGCCTCTGAAATCAGACCTCAAATTATCCCTGCTAATTTTGAAGAATATGATCAATCCAGAGGGGAAAAAGCCAGGAGCCCAAGGATTTGGGGTAGATTTTCCAGTCTATTTTCCAGACTTGATGTAAGAATCCTTCTACCAACACTTTTCATAACCCCTGTTTACCTGAATTTACTCTTTCGAAAGGGTATAAATGCAGAAGCCTTCTTTTTAGGATTTTCACTTTCTCTGCTTATCTATTTGCTCTGCTGGAAAAAGCAGATGCGACATTATGATGCTCTGGCAAAAAAAACTATTGTTGGTTCTTCCTTTAAAAAAACATTCTTCCGGGTTTTTTTAGCCCTAATTTTAGTTTTGATTTTGCCCATGTTTTTCTTGTCTTATATTCCCTCTTTTCTTAACGCTCGGTCACTGTATTCTTTTTTTGCAGGGGCTTGGATCTTTATGTGGGGAAGTTATCTGCAGTTAATTTACTGGGAAAGGAAAAATCATATGAGAATTTATATAAAAAGTGAAAAGGGATTCCAAAAGGTATGCGCCTTTAGAGAGAAGAAAGGAGAATTATGA
- a CDS encoding DUF1673 domain-containing protein, whose product MDVFTESIKKLIGWCPNAKALEVRHSICPKYLEADNQSRGKDAGNTPISSPSWWNKRHNRALVISSGLTVFSVLGIGFMEVHPMNKDFVFGLIIGTVFNLLLCIWNWNFLNKMKNSSKRIQTKNNLIVIAGILGLTTLLIQSSLLGLGVILTFISGFCLTAFLYYLSDVYWEKKNKKIVLLEGFYAPEIYVMNRDAER is encoded by the coding sequence ATGGATGTATTCACAGAGAGTATAAAGAAACTTATTGGATGGTGTCCTAACGCTAAAGCACTTGAAGTTAGACATTCCATCTGCCCCAAATATTTGGAAGCTGATAACCAATCCAGAGGAAAAGATGCCGGAAATACCCCGATTTCATCTCCAAGTTGGTGGAACAAACGCCATAATAGGGCATTAGTAATATCCTCCGGGCTGACTGTTTTTTCTGTATTGGGGATTGGATTTATGGAAGTGCATCCCATGAATAAAGATTTCGTGTTTGGGTTAATTATCGGAACCGTTTTTAACCTGCTCCTGTGCATCTGGAACTGGAATTTCTTAAATAAAATGAAAAACTCCAGCAAAAGAATTCAGACGAAAAATAACTTGATAGTTATAGCTGGAATATTAGGTCTGACAACACTGCTTATACAGTCTTCATTGCTTGGATTGGGAGTTATTTTAACGTTTATTTCCGGCTTTTGTTTGACAGCTTTTCTGTATTACCTTTCGGATGTATACTGGGAAAAGAAAAACAAAAAAATTGTGCTTCTGGAAGGGTTTTACGCGCCAGAGATCTATGTTATGAATAGGGATGCGGAGCGATGA
- a CDS encoding ArsR/SmtB family transcription factor yields the protein MPEEDCSDKNLEILFLSEDSRKLVQTLSNTNSLKILKLLETKDMSAGELAEKLSLGLSTLKYNLDSLLDADMIRVSEVKWSQRGRKIKIYEPVEKIIVLVPGCRNSCKEEILGIFLKNTQGNFCIDGD from the coding sequence ATGCCAGAAGAGGATTGTTCAGATAAAAATTTAGAAATTCTATTCCTTTCGGAAGATTCTCGAAAACTGGTACAGACTCTTTCTAATACAAATTCTCTAAAAATCCTGAAGCTTCTGGAAACTAAGGATATGTCAGCAGGTGAGCTTGCAGAAAAACTCAGTTTGGGCTTAAGCACTCTCAAATACAATCTTGATTCCCTTTTAGATGCAGATATGATAAGAGTTTCAGAGGTTAAATGGAGCCAGAGGGGAAGAAAAATAAAGATTTACGAGCCGGTTGAAAAAATAATAGTTCTTGTGCCGGGCTGCAGGAATAGCTGTAAGGAAGAAATCCTTGGCATATTCTTAAAGAATACGCAAGGAAACTTCTGCATCGACGGAGACTAA
- a CDS encoding right-handed parallel beta-helix repeat-containing protein produces MKRTLDYIRKGLKVRPRIFICCVLAFCFLLLVFTGSTSAKTVTVDAQGWGDSRSIQAAVDMAEDGDTVFVYAGEYNENVVVDKYLTLIAEDRDASSTLRKSDDSDSSEFGKIVVEADKITEEFGLDPMYETLMYISPSIKKASSDYLPLILDASGQIDLLEEIKNGPFSESEKLLLEESVREIRRKYPVGFVRRDRVVYAYLISSERELDDDNEGNITERAELENMTENVSTNISENIIENRSFAPSVKLYLTEDENRTLDRIQGVSMAYRDLFRRIREVDLKDTDFGQYEVDEEVIEYGNSVPGDDSGEFVIFQSRPLDNVIIIPIDPDFPALEINADNVTAQGFVIKSDRGERPETGLLLLGAGNCTLLKNRVSGTKHGIFLRNCTDCVLESNHLDSNNEALVIENSNRSLFRANIVERGNNGIYLKDSDENRLFENRAEDFSSGFRIEESMGNTIESNIAACNIQAGFYLLKAAGNQLGNNSANNNFQCGISLETSPGNTLVHNELWANMHGISLEDASNENSVHDNQLFECEKGLLVSKDSTENRIYNNKIRLRKIQDKSWIGEILDQIFI; encoded by the coding sequence ATGAAAAGGACTTTAGACTACATACGAAAGGGATTGAAGGTCAGGCCCCGCATTTTTATCTGTTGCGTGCTGGCCTTCTGCTTCTTACTGCTCGTATTCACAGGCTCTACCTCTGCCAAAACAGTTACTGTGGATGCACAGGGGTGGGGAGATTCCCGCAGCATCCAGGCCGCTGTGGACATGGCAGAAGATGGAGACACGGTTTTTGTATATGCAGGGGAATACAATGAAAATGTGGTTGTGGACAAATATCTAACATTGATTGCAGAGGACAGGGATGCTTCCTCCACCCTCCGGAAGAGTGATGATTCTGATAGTTCTGAGTTCGGTAAAATAGTGGTAGAAGCTGATAAAATCACAGAAGAATTTGGCCTTGACCCCATGTATGAAACCTTAATGTACATCTCTCCCTCAATTAAAAAAGCAAGTTCTGATTATCTGCCGTTGATTCTTGATGCTTCCGGGCAGATAGACCTGCTCGAAGAAATCAAAAATGGACCCTTTTCGGAATCAGAAAAGCTCTTACTCGAAGAATCGGTTCGGGAAATCCGAAGAAAATATCCTGTCGGTTTTGTCAGAAGGGATCGGGTTGTTTACGCTTATCTTATTTCATCCGAAAGAGAGCTTGATGACGATAACGAGGGAAATATTACTGAAAGAGCAGAGCTTGAAAACATGACTGAAAACGTTTCTACTAATATCTCAGAAAACATAATTGAAAACAGAAGCTTTGCCCCTTCGGTCAAATTGTACCTGACGGAGGACGAAAATAGAACCCTAGACAGAATTCAGGGAGTAAGTATGGCATACAGGGACCTTTTTCGGAGAATAAGGGAGGTGGATTTAAAGGATACGGATTTCGGGCAATACGAAGTTGATGAGGAGGTTATTGAATACGGAAATTCTGTGCCGGGTGACGATTCCGGAGAATTCGTAATTTTCCAGTCCAGGCCGCTTGATAATGTAATCATTATTCCTATCGATCCTGATTTTCCGGCTCTTGAAATCAATGCTGATAATGTAACTGCTCAGGGTTTTGTGATCAAATCCGATCGGGGAGAGAGACCTGAGACAGGTCTTCTCCTTCTAGGGGCCGGAAATTGCACACTTTTAAAAAATAGAGTTTCGGGTACGAAACACGGGATTTTTCTCCGGAACTGCACGGACTGCGTTCTGGAAAGTAATCACCTTGACTCGAACAATGAAGCTCTCGTAATAGAAAACTCTAACAGAAGCCTTTTCAGGGCCAATATTGTGGAAAGGGGAAACAATGGAATTTACCTTAAAGATTCGGATGAGAACCGGCTCTTTGAAAACCGTGCAGAGGACTTTTCCTCAGGGTTCAGAATAGAAGAAAGCATGGGAAACACCATCGAGTCCAATATTGCGGCCTGCAACATCCAGGCAGGCTTTTATCTGCTAAAAGCGGCGGGAAATCAACTTGGTAATAACAGTGCCAATAATAATTTCCAGTGTGGGATAAGCCTGGAAACCTCTCCCGGAAACACTCTTGTCCATAATGAATTGTGGGCTAATATGCATGGAATTTCCCTTGAAGATGCCAGCAACGAAAATTCCGTGCATGACAATCAACTCTTTGAATGTGAAAAAGGGCTTCTTGTGAGTAAAGACTCGACCGAAAACCGCATCTACAACAATAAGATCCGCTTGAGGAAAATACAGGATAAATCCTGGATTGGAGAGATCCTTGACCAGATATTTATTTAA
- a CDS encoding ArsR/SmtB family transcription factor: MDNDSEEQLLKILSNPIRATIVKKLYDDSLTFTHLMQITGCKTGQLSFHLKKLDYLVEQDELKRYGLSEKGKEDVEAILPMLGNGEKEKGSSWDNFSGEEDGVQLGCAFKQFWDSLGLLIFSFLAAVKHGSLYVLGSLKTGTLKLFDKGSEISGFAKTRLIKASSRIQVSGKGEKVGFSSIKSKIGSLLSAIRTHGISVLKTGWKSLNPIFCYFFLIFGLLLFIPAVFSLAHPAFDSTLDSAASIGLKELTPGEISLANDLYEKEMLPDQQNFQGNYDSLMYDAMYFEDTVGFPLSAQKIEAWNEAREFARVRLVKDSVLSGLSLSLVLLLLGGILAYGRKSLLKRVLNSTITASILLILIAVFVLLNVNAVFASEYSNLDPAFNSVFDSVPLMLKHLIILLLLLLFSSASGLLFLIKRGRAGCEKDESSESDEVFSANSKKETSVLETLDEAVEPSGKDQADTNEKNSAVRGAACSEEPPAEDEGEDLYSWHERERVVNS; this comes from the coding sequence ATGGATAATGATTCTGAAGAACAGTTATTAAAGATCCTTTCAAATCCTATCAGGGCGACAATTGTAAAAAAGCTCTATGATGACAGTCTCACATTCACGCACCTCATGCAGATCACAGGCTGTAAAACAGGTCAGCTTAGCTTTCACCTTAAGAAACTCGATTATCTTGTGGAACAGGACGAACTGAAACGCTACGGGCTTTCCGAAAAGGGTAAAGAGGACGTGGAAGCGATACTTCCCATGCTTGGAAACGGAGAGAAAGAAAAGGGAAGTTCCTGGGATAATTTTTCTGGTGAGGAAGACGGGGTACAGCTGGGCTGCGCCTTTAAGCAGTTCTGGGACTCTCTTGGTTTGCTTATTTTCAGTTTCCTGGCTGCTGTAAAACATGGATCCCTGTATGTCCTGGGCAGCCTCAAAACAGGGACTCTGAAGTTATTTGATAAAGGGAGTGAAATCTCCGGTTTTGCTAAAACACGCCTTATAAAGGCAAGCTCCAGAATTCAGGTTTCCGGGAAGGGGGAAAAGGTAGGATTCAGCAGCATAAAGTCAAAAATAGGCAGCTTGCTTTCAGCCATTCGAACCCATGGGATTTCAGTTCTTAAAACCGGCTGGAAGTCCTTAAACCCAATTTTTTGCTACTTCTTTTTGATATTTGGGCTCCTTCTTTTCATCCCGGCCGTATTTTCCCTTGCACACCCGGCATTTGACTCAACTCTTGACTCTGCGGCCAGTATAGGACTTAAGGAGCTGACTCCTGGAGAGATCAGTCTTGCAAATGATCTCTATGAAAAGGAGATGCTTCCCGATCAGCAAAATTTCCAGGGAAATTATGATTCGTTAATGTATGATGCTATGTACTTTGAAGATACTGTGGGGTTTCCGCTTTCTGCTCAGAAAATCGAAGCCTGGAACGAGGCCAGGGAGTTTGCAAGGGTCAGGCTTGTAAAGGATTCTGTACTTTCGGGTCTTAGTCTTTCTCTGGTTCTGCTGCTGCTCGGAGGGATCCTGGCCTACGGGCGAAAATCCCTGCTCAAGCGAGTTCTTAATTCCACAATTACAGCCTCAATACTCCTTATTTTGATTGCGGTATTCGTACTACTGAACGTAAATGCGGTTTTTGCATCGGAATACAGCAATCTTGACCCTGCCTTCAACAGCGTCTTCGACAGTGTTCCACTTATGCTAAAACATCTGATTATTCTGCTCCTGCTGCTCCTTTTTTCGTCAGCATCCGGGCTCTTGTTCCTTATCAAAAGAGGACGAGCAGGTTGCGAAAAGGACGAGTCTTCTGAAAGTGATGAAGTCTTTTCTGCAAATTCTAAAAAAGAAACCTCTGTGTTAGAGACTCTGGATGAGGCTGTGGAGCCCTCTGGAAAAGATCAGGCTGATACGAATGAGAAAAATTCCGCAGTACGAGGTGCTGCCTGTTCGGAAGAACCCCCTGCGGAAGATGAAGGTGAGGATCTATATTCCTGGCATGAAAGAGAAAGGGTTGTAAATAGCTGA